The following are from one region of the Arachis duranensis cultivar V14167 chromosome 10, aradu.V14167.gnm2.J7QH, whole genome shotgun sequence genome:
- the LOC107469595 gene encoding uncharacterized protein LOC107469595 — translation MVDHFIVCIDRIIPSTSCLPSPPHHDHVPPFIQLGPEQEQACSSSNSSSSNYKRHDDDDDDDVVVECRICQEEDQIHSMEAPCSCNGTLKFAHRKCIQKWCNKKGNTICEICNQIFSPNYSLPIVRSNDIIAIDLRQEWERNTDLRVALTSAENHLMQREYEEYAITQTSSIACVRCATLILLIVLLVRQALMVTTNSATRRDSSRMFDFEMSLLQFASILLPCCAMARSWYLIQNRRRQG, via the exons aTGGTGGACCATTTCATTGTTTGCATTGATCGTATAATACCTTCCACCTCTTGTTTACCATCACCGCCGCACCATGATCATGTCCCTCCCTTCATTCAACTTGGTCCAGAACAAGAACAAGCCTGCTCCTCCTCCAATTCTTCCTCTTCAAATTACAAGCGtcacgatgatgatgatgatgatgatgtggtTGTGGAGTGTAGAATATGTCAAGAGGAAGATCAAATCCATTCCATGGAGGCCCCTTGTTCCTGTAATGGCACTCTCAAG TTTGCTCATAGGAAGTGCATCCAAAAATGGTGCAACAAGAAAGGAAATACAATATGTGAAATCTGCAATCAG ATATTTTCACCAAACTATTCTCTTCCAATAGTCAGAAGCAACGACATTATAGCAATTGATCTAAG GCAAGAATGGGAGCGTAATACAGATCTTCGTGTTGCTCTAACATCAGCGGAGAACCATTTAATGCAAAGAGAATATGAAGAATATGCTATCACACAAACCAGTAGCATCGCTTGCGTCCGCTGTGCCACTCTCATT TTGCTGATAGTCTTGCTTGTACGCCAAGCCTTAATGGTTACAACGAACTCTGCAACCAGGCGCGATTCATCAAGAATGTTTGAT TTTGAGATGTCACTTCTTCAATTTGCCAGCATTCTTTTGCCGTGTTGCGCAATGGCACGTTCCTGGTATCTCATACAGAACAGAAGAAGACAG GGTTAA